Genomic DNA from Urocitellus parryii isolate mUroPar1 chromosome 5, mUroPar1.hap1, whole genome shotgun sequence:
tataacttaaATCAATACAACTGACATAATCTAGAAGAAAGTAGATACATGGATTATGCTGAGAGCAAAGACACTTTCAGGTCAAAACTGATCATTTGAAACAAAgttgttttttagaaaaatttccttATGTTAGTATAGACTACATGCTATTTGATAAGAGAGCAAaaggagttaattttttttcagtgcaatGTTAATTGGATAATTGAAGTTAAtaattctcccccccccctctctctctgtaaCTTCTGGGGAAATTGGTTCTAGGACCCTCAGATACCAAAATTGACTCtaaagtcctttatataaaatggggaAGGAACTGAGAAACTGgtatgactccatttttgagaaaccagcttctacttCAAGGCCTATCCTAAGAAAGGGGGcttgacccttgtccttggaaaaacccacagagcactcctaagcacatacccaccctgctgagttgtttgtctgtaaataacaggagaggtctggggcgccaggtgtccctgactcagttaggctacatgaggacccatagcaaccccctaacaacctccaatcagcatgagacagggaaaatacctggggatgccagatgaccccccccccagtaatttatggtggttgataatgtgttgggaaaccctgtagtttagcacatacaccctCATGgttcaaaccaatcagttcaaaggaatccccctcttgtactaacgaatcacccctacccaacttgttcccgccagtgaatgtgctaatcaatgttaaaagTCATTGTTTGGTTTTCCcgaggtatggaatgatttgctgtgcgATGTTGTgaccccaaaacctataaaatctcactaaaCAAAGGAACAGgaagttggggatgtggctcaagcagtagcacactcgcctggcatgctcgggactctgggttcaattctcagcaccacataaaaataaagatgttgagtccaccgaaaatttaaaaataaatattaaaaaaattctctctctctctctctctctctgtctttaaaaaaaaaataaaagacagggaCTCCCTGGGACCCCTGCGTCgggaacagttgtgagtccaggctcaactCTTGTGTGATtacatcggattcggctcctgggggtcccacgaatctggcattacagaaCATCCACTAAAATACTTccaatcatctctagattacttataataccaatataaaacaaatgttatCTAAATAGTTCTTACCGTATCGTTTGGgagaaaataacaagaaaataagcTCGTACATGTAAAGTACAGaaacattcattttttcaaatattttccatccgTGGTTGGTTGAGTCCATGGATGTGGAACCTGTGGGAATGGAGGACCAACTGCTTTCAGAGAAAAATCCTGAAGCTTCTAGAGTTTTCCGATGCCAGGCAATGGGGAAATGAGAGCGAATATTTAGCATTCAACGTAATTTAGCTCATGGTAACTGGCATAGGCATAGGTGTGATTGACATTCCAGTTACTTAAACTGAGATATTCTTGATCAGGTTGAACAGGCTGTGAGTGGAAAATCTCTTTACTCAAGAAATGAGGTGGAGAGAGTCTTTGGAGAACAGTCTCACTGAACTGGTAGGTGAGCTTTCTTCGGATTTTGGTGATTTCCCCAGTTCTTCCGTAATTCCTCAGGGCTCTGGCCATTTTCTGGTAAGTCATGGTCTTCcgattgcctttttttttcccccaaagttcagcaagtttttctttgtttttggataCAAACTGAAAGATGCCTTTGGTTTTATCTACCCACTGAATACAGGAGGCCATCTCAGGATCGCACAGGGACTCATGAAGGTATTCATACAGCCTGAGCTTCTTTCTGCCTGCAAGGGAGAGAAACAACATCAGAACCTCCTCCGAAGGATTTGTGGAGTAACAACAGCATTAAAAGCTGACTTGGCACtggttttcctcctccttccctcctagAAATGCATTTATGGCTTAATTTTGTCGGACTTAAATTTTGTCAAAGACCTATTTGGCCTACTGAGGTTGCAACTGGACCTTCTCTTGTGGTGGAAATTGTCCAAAGAATTGCACTGTCTTTTGCCGGAACAGGGAATTCCGGAGCCTCTTTACTTGGGGGCTCCATTTGTTATGTGGTCTTTCTTCTCAGTTAAATCCTGACTTCTCATTTTATGTCATATCTTAAGCTTCCTAGAGAACAAAGCTGAGCGAAATGGAAAGCAAAgttcagtatttttaaagagatGTCTCAAGGGCCTTTTCTAGAAAGCATGACATTTTGAAGGATCCTTATTCAAATGAATTAAAGGATGTAAATGCACTTCGTAACATGGAAAACAGGATGCAAATAAAAAGTGATATTAAGGGAATTATTCATAACAACTTAGGCCAGGATGCCAACTCTGGATTTAGTGGCACAAtgacttgaaaaatataaatagagccaggtgcggtggtacatgcctataatcccagcagctccagaggctgaggcaggagaattgagaattcaaggccagcctaagcaatagtgagaccctgtcgcaaaataaaaaataaaaagggctggggatgtggctcagtggtagagcacccatgggttccatccccagtacaaaaacaaaaacaaaatacatacaggagtagaaatgcaaaaaaaaaaaaatatatatgtatatatatatatatatatatatatatatatgccattatTCAAGAGCAATGACAAAAGggattttgattttttctgtTGCCATGAAATAAAATGGTACCAAAGTTTTGCACCTTTCATGAAGGCAgccatttatatttcaaaagaactTGGCAGGAAAATTTgagagaatttctattttttttttgttttccagctGATAAGAATTCTTTGGCCTAATAGAAAACTCAGGAAAACAAAAGCCATAGCTTGTTTTGTGACTTATGAATTAGCCTGTAACTATAAGGCTCCCACAGATTCATCAGTTgttgaaaaaaatccatgaacAAATTCCATTTTTCCCTTGCGAACGTAGACTACTTGATTCCCAAACTCCTTTAATCAGTCTCTGGGGAGTAAGATTCTTGCATCAGTCATCACTCATCCCAAAGCCACAAACCTTTCACAGAGATTATCATTtgcattatattattttgaattggTGAATTGAGAAATGCAAGGGACTTACCAAAAACACATCATGAATTAAAGTCACAGCACTAAGTAAAACTCTTCTGTCTCTTATCCAGTTATCTTGTTGGTCTTAAGAGATCATTATCTTCTAAAATTAGTtctcaatttttgaaaaatgtataaatttttattccttaagAAAGGGGGGTGGAAGGCAGGCATGGTGACCACACCTGTATTCCTAGTGACTCTGGACGCTGAGGAAGGagtcactagttcaaagccaacctcagcaatttagggaggccctaagcaacttaatgagaccctgtctcaaaataaaaaataaaaaggactggggatttggttcagtagttaaatgttcctgagtccaatccccagtacaaaaatattttttaaaataaaaatgatcaaaagtATGAACTGAAACTAAAAATTCTATTTGGTAGATTAAATACCAAATAGGAGAACATGGTGAAttactttgggtataaactgagaagaaaagaatgaatagTTATTCTTTACATGCTTGTGAATAGCTCTAATTAcaaaaacttaagagtcattatTACTTTTGAGTTATGGaattaaataactaaattaaaataattaaaatgtattttacagtATTTTTCTGTATCAATACATGCAGAATGCCTTCAAgccttttaataattatatatgttcTACTTTATGGGTCTACAAATTTTCCTTCTAAGAACAAAGACCCAAAATACTTTGTATTTCATCACATTTCAAATGTGTCCCTATTTCGAGTGGAAGACTAAAatctaaaaacagaaaacagtagGTGATGTATTCCCTAAGGGCACAACTCCACAACACAAAAAATACTGGTTTCACTCCCTAGTGtttgattttgtttaattttatatgtaattccTTGCTGGATTAGAGTATTAaggtatatttagaattttacgATTCTAGGATATAGTATACTActgtacaatttaaaaaatatatgtattctttcaacatttttttagttgttgatggatctttattttattcacttatttgtatgtggtgctgagaattgaacccagtgcctcacacttgctaggcaagcactctactactgagccacaatcctagcccaaaatatgtattattttaagccaagcatggtggtacataccagTAATCTCAGaattcaggaggcttaggcaggaagattatgatttcaaagctagcctcagcaatttagtgaggccctaaataacttaatgagactgtctcaatataaaatatttttaaaagggcgttaagtggttaagtgcctctgggttaaatccctggtacaaaacaaaaacaacaacgacaacaaaacCCAGGCAATTTAgctggaccctgtctcaaaatcaaatttaaaaaggatataGGTTAGTATTAgtgcactttcctagcatgtgtgaggccctgggttcaatcccttgtatgttcatttaaaatagtgtATAATtttggctgggcgtggtggtgcatgcctgtaatcccagcaactcaggaggctgaggcaggaggatcacaagttcaaggccagcctcagcaatttagtgaggtcccaagcaatttagtgagaccttgtctccaaataaaagggctagggatgtggttcagtggttaagtgctcctgggctcaatccctgttatcaatcaatcaatcagtaatataatgtataattttaaaaattgcatgtgcacagtggcatacacctataatcccagcaactcgggagagttaaattatcactattgTAATGagagaatttttccttttattttttatgacatgAAGTTTccttatgttgcccaggctggtttcaaacttctGGACTCAatccatcctcccacctcaactTTCCAAGTACAGAGACTACAGGCTGGCCAAAAGGGAATATTTTGTAAATACAATTTCAAACACAGATACAGAAATCCCTTTAAATCTGTTATGAGGATGACGTGGTTACTGTGCCTATGGAAGGTGTGGTATATCAATTTACCTTTCACTCCCTTTTGCTGGAAGACAACAGGTTCTGCCAACTGATTTCCAGTTATATTCTGCAGAGGTTGATGAATATTACCTTCATAATAGAAGTCTGTAGCACTGTTCTGTGTAAATAATACACAGAATGTTAGTGGGAAGTTCTCCTGTGGCCCCCAATTGGTGGCTAACATCAAAAGCTAAGAGCAAAAAGAATGCTAAGAATCTCCCAAATTCTAAAAGCTGCTGTCCCCAATGGCAGCCAGATAGCGCCCAGTAAAGAATAACATCAAACCAATATAAAGAGAGGACCAAGGGGTGGAGCTTAGTCTTTGGCTTCACCAGGAGAGTTCCATGTCCTCTCTCCctgggagaaagagaggggattGTTTCATTCCTTCCCTCTCAGGATGCCCAATGAGAAAGatcaaaaataataagggctggggctggggctcagtggcagagtgcttgcctaacatgtgtgaggtactgggttcgatcctcagtaccacatataaataaagaaataaaataaaggtattgtgtccatctacaactaaaaaaaatgttttaaatataaaaagttaagatggttaaatataaaaaggaagatggttgaggattgaacccaatccTGCttcaccaccgagccacatctccagccctttaaattgttgttgctgttgttgttttgagacagggtctcactaagttgctgagactggcctctaacttgtaattctcctgcctcagcttccagagttgctgagattatagatgcatgccaccacacctggcaggaagATGTTGGCTGCCCATCTGGGCAACAGGAGGATAAAGATGGCAGCCAAGGGAAGGTGGATtcaagagaagggagaggaggaagtagCCCAAACTCCCATTTTACCAAACCCCACACAAGAGGCTGCTCAGGAGACAAGGTGTCCCTAACCACTGGTGGCTGTTCAGCGTATGCGAACACCAGTGGTTTGGAGTTGAGCTGGAAGCAGGACGGCCAGATTTAGTAAGTAAAAATATTGGGCATTCTGCATTTTGGCTGGCAACcttaaatggaaatagaaaaggttAAAGTTGCAAAGTTAAATGTCCTATGGAAATGTCCTACAGAACAATTTATAGGGACAGAAAAGTGGATGTTGGACATACCATAGTTGAAGGTAatgattgaagaaaaaaaaaagattttacctTTAGACCCCACCTTTATTAAGACTGCTTGATAAAACAGCTGCATGAAGAAAACAATGGAAGAGAATAGCAGGACATGCTACATACACTCATGATTCTGGccactcaggagtctgaggccaaAGAATTGCAAGTAGGAGGCCAGTCTGGAAAACTTaggaagaacctgtctcaaaatttaatttttttttttttaaagaactaggaatgtagctcagtggtagagcaccctggattcaatccccagtgacacacacaaataccacacacacacacacacaatgtaccACAAATGGAAAGATACTGGGGACATCTccctttgtgtgtgggggggggtgttactaaaatataattgaattgGTCCAATACATGTAACTAGTTCAAGAAAGCAAACAGAGCAAGAGCAAGTTCATACAAGATTATAGGAAAAGCCAGAAGGAGAATGTTGAGCCCAGCCTGGTGGCGTATCGCATGCCTGTCATCATTGCAgctgagttcaagaccagcctcatcaattttGTGAAGCCCTAAGCAGTTTATCAAGACCGTGTCtcaacctaaaaaagaaaaagaagcctaggctcggtggtgcacgcctgtaatctcagctgctcaagagtttgaagcaagaggatcacaagtttgaggccagcctcagcaattagcaaggcctgagcaactcagggagactctgtctctaaataaaacatttttaaaagggcaggtgatgtggctcagtgacaaagcacccttgcattcaattcccagtatccacaaaaaaaaaaaaaaaaaaaaaaagaagaagaagaggaagtttGGGTCTTGGTCCTGTCTTTTAAAGGAACCAGATGTCTTTGCAATTCTCCAGATGGATGAAGGAGAATCAGTGATATGAGAACTCTAAAAACACCTCCTCTTTACAGAAGTCATTCAAACTAAGAGTAATGACAAAGAGTAGCTTCCTTCTTAACAGCATTGGGGCTGATCCTCCACGTTGACTGTCAAGTTCAGATCACAACTTATGGCCCTTAGTATTTTCATCTTGGATATGTGTCTCCTaacagctcatgtgtgagacaatgcagaaaggttttagaggtgaaatgattggtttatgataacttaacctaatcaatgattGGTTTATGAtaacttaacctaatcagtgcattaccCTCCCGATTAGAATCACTTGGGTGGGGCTAGAGAAAGTACTTCAtggagggcatgcctttgggggttTCAATATGGTGAGCTGAGCTTAAtcctctctctgattcctggtaATGTGATCACTTGATAAAGATACTCACTATCACAGTTCTCCAATTATAGATGGGTTCCTCTGTAGGACACACTCCATAGTAGCTGGAATTTCCTCTGATGTGAGGACAATGGTTAATGAAAGTCAGGTAATTTTTGTAATCtaagttaaaaatagaaacagaaagtccaaatttacatatatatttatttgtatttatatttatgtatatgtagatagaGGCAGTCAAAGCATACACCTGTGCTTATATATTCAATTACTGTCTCCTGTTTTCTTACCACTTTGTACTTTCCCTATGGTGTTTATTCCATTCTGCAAGAATTATATTTTCTAACACAATCCATTTCCCTTTTTAGAGCAATGTTCCATGTAGCCTGAGACACTGTAATTTCTTTTATCTTGGAAATCTCTTGAAATACCCTGGATAAACCCAACAAGCAACCTATCTGCATCTTATTTAGACTAGATAGTCTGTAGAAAATGTGAGGGGGGAGGAAATACATCTTTTTTCCAAATAGACTATCTGTTGGGTGAGTGAAAGGTGTGTAAGAtaaattagaacaattaaaaagtcTTTCCTGAGTAATTAAAATGTCAATTAGATAAATAAGTCCCAACTAgacattcttttttatgtatttttgcagtgttctaccacggagctacatcctaagtttctttaagttttttaaagtttgagcctggcacagtggtgcatacctatcaTCTCAgtgactaggaaggctgaggcaggaggattgcctcagagctggagatgtagctcagtggctcagAGGCCCCCATCTGGCCTCCCCAGTAAAAGGAATTATAATACACCagtcattcttaaaaataaatcattttatgtatttgtattctTATGTGGAATGTCATTCTCTATATCTCTGCATTTTTGTATGTGAGACTTGAAATTTAGTTAGCCTAAATAACCCAGGATATGTTTtgcattcattaaaattaatcCTAGGTGCTTTAGATGAAAATTGTGTCCCCCAGTTGTGGGcacagttcagtagtagagcattttcCCAGtttgtgggaggccctgggtttgatctttagcagtGTAAAATcattattgtcatcatcatcatttctgggctgtttttgttggtttttgtgATGCTGTAGCTCATATTCAAGGCCTCGTagatgctaggtaagtgctctaccactgacgtACCCCCTGatcattattcttattcttaCATATGTATGTGACCAACCAGCCACATGACCTACCAGCAGAAGAGAGTAAGTACTTATCTTTACCTGGGGTGTGTTGAAGATCTCCTGTTGAATGATGCCTTAGTACTTCGATAGCGTCTTCAAAGGCTTGACCTAGCTTGTCTTGCTCAACAGAAGTCTGTTGGAACGATGGCAGAATGTTGGAGTTGAAATTACCCATGAAGTTAATTTTCCTGATACAAAATAGTATTTTCGATCTCTACATTATTGATATTTGGACTTGGCTGTCTTTGTTGTGGGGGGCCTGTCCTGTGCAGAGGATGTTTAGAAGCATGTGTCCCTCTCTATGCACTGGAGCCAGTGGCAATCAAAACCATCTCAGTCACATGTGGTGGTGAAAacctgcaatctcagtgactcGGAGCAGGATGATTGCaggtttcaggccagcctcagcaattcagcaagaccctaaggaacttagcaaaaccctctATCAAAAAATAAAGGGCCCAGTgcagtgactcatgcctgtaatcccagcagctccggaggctaaggctggaggatcatgagttcaaagccaacctcagctagtcagtgaggccctaagcaactcagtgagaccctgtccctaaataaaatacaaaaaaagggctggggatatggctcagtggttaagtgcctctaggttcaatccctggtacctaataataataataataataaattaaataaataaaagggttgggtatacaagatcagtggtagaacatccctgattcaatcctcagtaaaaacaaaacttctCCAAATGTGCCCTTGAGGACAAAGTCAATACCAGGTGAGAGCTACTTCTCTAAAGTATAGTATTTAGAGAAAAGTATTAATCCTAGAAtataatatttagcattattataaaaatttaacaagGAATCAGACTTGAGGAAGCTGATTTAGGAAAAGaggtcaacaaaataaaatttagaaagaaaggaaagaataaagacaaaaaaagaggTCAAGAAAACATGTTTAGTGGAACAGCATCGTGAATCATTACTTGAAAATCATGTTAATTTCTAAAGTATGTCTCCAAGACTTCAAATTGCTTAATTTGatccaaatattttgtttttaaaatggagaataaagatttaaaatgtcAACTTACCATGGCTTCATTAATTAAGTGGCGATTctgaaaaagttaaatattaaaaattaagcatttatAATTTGATTCTGAAAATG
This window encodes:
- the Spic gene encoding transcription factor Spi-C; this translates as MGNFNSNILPSFQQTSVEQDKLGQAFEDAIEVLRHHSTGDLQHTPDYKNYLTFINHCPHIRGNSSYYGVCPTEEPIYNWRTVINSATDFYYEGNIHQPLQNITGNQLAEPVVFQQKGVKGRKKLRLYEYLHESLCDPEMASCIQWVDKTKGIFQFVSKNKEKLAELWGKKKGNRKTMTYQKMARALRNYGRTGEITKIRRKLTYQFSETVLQRLSPPHFLSKEIFHSQPVQPDQEYLSLSNWNVNHTYAYASYHELNYVEC